The DNA region ACCTTCGACGCGGAGAAATGGCTTTTTTAGGCGGGCATTCCGGTGCAGGTAAAAGTACCTTGCTGAAACTGATATGTGCGATAGAACGTCCTACTGATGGCAAAATCCATTTTAATGGTCATGACATCACACGTATTTCTAACAAAGACATTCCGTTTTTGCGCCGCAATATCGGGATTGTTTTCCAAGATCATCGCTTATTGATGGATCGCAGCGTGTTCGATAATGTCGCGCTGCCGATGCGCATAGAATCGATTTCTGAAAATGAAATCAAACGTCGTGTTTCTGCGGCGCTAGATAAAACGGGCTTGCTCGATAAAGCCCGTTGTTTGCCAAGTCAACTATCAGGTGGTGAGCAACAACGTGTAGGTATTGCACGCGCTGTCGTTAATCGACCAACGCTGCTAGTGGCGGATGAACCAACCGGCAACCTTGATCCAGAACTGTCCAACCGTGTGTTGCGATTGTTCGAAGAATTTAATCGTGCTGGCGTGACGATTCTCCTCGCGACGCACGATATCGGGTTAGTAAATACTCGCCCACAATATCGTCATTTCGAATTGAACCAAGGCTTCCTAAGTGAGGTAGAAGACTATGGTAGGTAACAAGCGCACCCAAAAGAAAGGGAAAGGTCGCAGTGCCACGCGTGCTAATACCGATGGTTTTTTCTCTGTTCATATCAAACAAGCTAAATCTTCTTTCGGCGCATTATGGCGTCGTCCTCTAGGTAACATTCTGACCTTGGCTGTTATCTCCATGGCGTTAGCAATGCCAGCTTGTTTGTATTTGTTAGGTAAGAATGTGGCTGGCGCAGCGCAAGATGTTGCATCACCATCGCAAGTTAGTGCCTACTTAGTCGAAGGGATGCCTGACGCGCGCGTTATGGTGCTCAAAGATCAGATTGAAACATGGCCTTCTGTAAAAGAGGTGGAATATATTTCCCCGCAACAAGGTCTATCTGATTTAAGCCAGTACGCAGGGTTTGACCAAGCGCTAAGCCTATTAAGTGGTTATGCCTTGCCTGGCGTGTTGGTGATTACGCCTGATTCCGAACAAAAAAGCGCAATTCAGTCGCTTGCTAAACAAGTTCGTGAGCAACAAGACGTGACAGACGTTCGACTAGATGAAGATTGGTTGGCACGGCTTGATGCGATAAAAACCCTTGCTGGCATTATTGTCATTACCCTGACAGTGCTGATGTTGGGTGCTGTATTTTTAATCGTCGGCAATACATTGCGCTTTAATGTGCTGGCGAACAAAGAAGAGATTCAGACGATGAAGCTGATTGGTGCGACCGACAGTTTCATTCTTCGTCCTTACTTATACACTGGCATGTGGTTTGGTGTGCTTGGGGCGACCATTGCATGGTTAGTGACGGCATTGATTACGGTTGTCATGAATAACGCAGTTGAGCAATTGGCATCGTTATATGATAGCCAATTTCGTTTGATTGGCTTGAATTGGGATGAATCTCTACTGTTGATCATCACTGGTAGCTTGCTAGGTTGTATCGCCGCGCGCTTTTCAGCGCAGCGTCACTTGAAAGAAATTGAACCAGTTTAGGTGATAAGGGTCTTATACTTGGAATTTATTAGCACAAGCTAATTTTTACCCCTTGTATAGACCATTTGTTTATGGATAATTACTCGCCCTTCTTGAAACTTGTTCATTTTGAGTTCAAGATGGCCAAGCTAAATTGCAATGTAATGCTCCAGATCAGAGATTGATGAGGAATTGAATGACAAAAGAAGCGTATCCGATGGCTCTAGTCACGCAAGATAGCCTTGACAGCTATATCCGTTCTGTAAACAGCTACCCAATGCTGACACCAGACGAAGAGCGTGGGCTGGCAGAACGATTACACTACAACGGTGAGATAGATGCGGCGAAAGGCCTGATCTTGTCACACCTACGATTCGTTGTTCACGTTGCTCGTGGCTACTCAGGCTACGGCTTGCCAATGGCAGACCTAGTTCAAGAGGGCAACATCGGTCTTATGAAAGCGGTCAAGCGTTTCAACCCAGAAGTGGGTGTGCGTTTGGTGTCTTTCGCTGTTCACTGGATCAAAGCAGAAATCCATGAATACGTGCTACGTAACTGGCGTATCGTGAAGATTGCGACAACCAAAGCGCAGCGTAAACTGTTCTTCAACCTACGTAAGTCTAAGAAGCGCTTAGGCTGGTTTAACAACGGTGAAGTAGAAACAGTAGCACGTGAGCTAGGTGTTGAGCCTTCAGAAGTACGAGAAATGGAATCCCGTCTAGCGGCAGTGGACTCAACGTTCGATATGCCAATGGATGATGACGACAGTTCAAATTCGTACACAGCACCAATGGTGTACCTAGAAGACAAATCATCTGATGTTGCCGATAACATTGAAGCAGCAAACTGGGAAACACACACCAATAACCGTCTAGGCCATGCGCTTGCAAGTCTGGATGAGCGCAGTCAACGTATTGTTCGTTCTCGTTGGTTAGACGATGAGAAAGCAACACTGCAAGACCTTGCTGATGAGTTTGGTGTTTCTGCTGAGCGTATTCGCCAACTAGAAAAGAACGCAATGAAGAAACTGAAACTTGCTGTTGGTGAGTTCTAACTTCTGCTTCTAATATAAAGTAAGATTTTCATAGAAAGCCGAGATCATGTGATCTCGGCTTTTTTATTTCCGATCCAAAATCGATAGCGTTTGCGATCTATTTTATCTGTGCTACCTGTGCATAACTCTGTGAAGTAATTATTCATCAACTGTTCGAAAGCCGGACAAAATAAGGCTTTGTCGTGGTTTTACTGCTGGGGATAGTTCTAAATATACACACAGTTAGATCAAGATCATCACTACATCTTGTGGATCAAAAGATCAAAATATACTTTATCAACGCAATTCACAGCTTTATCCACAAATGGTTGGAATGTGAACAGTTTAGAATGACCGGACTATCTCTGTGTCTAAGTTTGGCTTTGGATAGGTTACAATGGCGTCACTATACGCAAGTGACTTTAAGCGCCTAAATTTCGGTGCCATGAGGTTGCTTGGGTATATTAATAAGACAATGAGAAAGCAAATGGACCAGTTTCAGCATATCGATGTACAAGGCGCGCAAACATTACTTGAGCAAAGTGAAGCTCGGCTTGTTGATATCCGCGATCCTCAATCCTTCGCAGTCGCTCATGCAGAATCGGCATTTCACCTTACTAACGATTCGATCGTGTCGTTTATGGACGAAGTCGAGTTTGAACAGCCTATTCTAGTAATGTGCTATCACGGCATTAGTAGCCAAGGTGCAGCACAATATTTGGTTAACCAAGGCTTCGAACAGGTGTACAGTGTTGATGGTGGCTTTGAAGCCTGGCAACGAGCAGAACTACCGATAGTGAGAAGTTAATGAAGAGATTGGTAACGTTAAATAACCCACGTATGGCGCAAGCCTTCATCGATTACATGGCATCACGCCAGGTTGATATCCAAATCATGCCGGAAGGTGAAGGGCAGTTTGCGCTTTGGTTGACGGATGCGCAGCACGAAGTTGAAGTTGAAGCAGAGCTCAAACAGTTCTTAGCCAACCCTTCTGATCCTAAGTACAGTGCCGCTTCGTGGAACGTTGCCGATACGCGAAAAAGTAAGTTTCATTATGCTAGTCCAAGCATCATGGGCATGATCAAAGCGAAAGCAGGTCCGGTTACGCTCGCGATAATGATCACTTGTGCTGCTATTTATTTGCTTCAACTACTCGGTTTTGGACGAGGTGTATTTGATTGGCTGCACTTTCCTGCATTTGAAGGACAGCAATGGCAATTGTGGCGTTGGATAAGTCATGCACTGTTGCACTTTTCGATAACACACATTGTTTTTAACCTGCTTTGGTGGTGGCAATTTGGTGGGGACATTGAACGTCGCTTAGGTTCCGGTAAGCTCTTACAGCTCTTTGTTATCTCAGCTGCCCTATCTGGCGCAGGTCAGTTTTATGTCGAAGGTGCAAACTTTGGTGGCTTATCTGGCGTGGTGTACGCTTTGTTGGGGTACTTATGGATTCTTGGTTACCGCTTACCTCACCTTGGATTAACGTTACCAAAACCGATTATTGGTTTTATGTTGGTGTGGCTGGTATTAGGTTTTGTACAACCATTTATGGCCATTGCCAATACGGCGCATTTAGTGGGGTTAATTTCTGGAATGGCCATCGCGGTATTCGATTCTGGTAAGCAGAAATACCAACAAGCTTAGGTATGTAAAAGCATTCTAAGGTTACTGACATAGAGATGCTTTGCTGACAATAAAAAAGACCGCCGATTGGCGGTCTTTTTTATTTTGAAAAGCGGACTTATTGGTAAAGGTATTTGGTAAACAGTAAGTCGGCAATGATGGTTTTGCCTGTTTCTGGTAGTAAGGTCTCGTTGAGTTCTTGGACCAACGTTTTTCGTAGGTCTTCACGACCAGACAACGACTTAATCGTATCTTCGGTTTGCTTACCGAGCAGTTCAATTGCTGCATCGCGGATTAATGGTTGATGATGCTCTACCACAGCAAGGTCTTGCTGGCTCATGACCATAATATCGATACGTACCTGCACATAGCCCAGTTTATTCCCTTTGGTGTAGAAGTTGGTGGTTAAGTCTGGTTCTAAGGTGAAGTACGCGAGCTGTGGTCCAGTTTCTTCTTTTTCGGCCCATGTAGGGGATGAAATAAGCAAGCTTAACGCGACAATAATTTGGGCTACATAACGTTTGTACATATTTATAACTTTTCTTTCTCTGGATCGCGATATTCGAATCGCTTCAGTCTTGGTACAATAGACCGTCTAAAACAAATAACGGAACTTACAGTTTCAATAAGACGGTAAGTTGTTGCTTTATTGTACGCATAAAGCCACCAATTGAATACTAGTATGAATCAGCCGACATCACTCTATCTTACTTCTTTATTGGAAGTAGAGTGGCAAAACCCCGAAGAATTTGAATTCCCTAACGAATTCGCCAAGCATTGGCTTGAAGAACAGGGCTCTTTGTCACGTCGTTTAGGTCAGCATTGCCAACGTTTAACGGTGGAATTGCTGCATAATCAGATCGTCACTGCTAAGACGTTAAAACAGGATGAGAGCCAGCTATTGTCTGAGCAAGATTGCCTATTGAGAGAGGTGATTTTATGTGGTGACAATACGGATTGGGTCATTGGACGCACGCTTATCCCACGTACAACTTTGGTCGATCAGCAATATGACTTGGCTCAGCAAGGTGATATCCCGCTGGGCTTAACGGTATTTAGCGCTGACAATGTCGAGCGTGACGCATTACAGATGGGCTGGGTAAGTCTACCTCATGGCCGTTTTTTGGCGCGTCGCTCACGATTGTGGATGAATCACAAGCCGATGTTGGTTGCCGAGGTTTTCCTACCTAATTCACCAGTTTACGCTAAGGAGAAGGTGTAAATGTCCGCAGAAAAAGCCAAAGCATATTGGCAACTGATGCGAATGGATCGTCCAATTGGCTCACTATTGCTCTTGTGGCCAACAGTCTGGG from Vibrio hyugaensis includes:
- the ftsE gene encoding cell division ATP-binding protein FtsE translates to MIKFQQVSKAYRGGRQALQKVDFHLRRGEMAFLGGHSGAGKSTLLKLICAIERPTDGKIHFNGHDITRISNKDIPFLRRNIGIVFQDHRLLMDRSVFDNVALPMRIESISENEIKRRVSAALDKTGLLDKARCLPSQLSGGEQQRVGIARAVVNRPTLLVADEPTGNLDPELSNRVLRLFEEFNRAGVTILLATHDIGLVNTRPQYRHFELNQGFLSEVEDYGR
- the ftsX gene encoding permease-like cell division protein FtsX, encoding MVGNKRTQKKGKGRSATRANTDGFFSVHIKQAKSSFGALWRRPLGNILTLAVISMALAMPACLYLLGKNVAGAAQDVASPSQVSAYLVEGMPDARVMVLKDQIETWPSVKEVEYISPQQGLSDLSQYAGFDQALSLLSGYALPGVLVITPDSEQKSAIQSLAKQVREQQDVTDVRLDEDWLARLDAIKTLAGIIVITLTVLMLGAVFLIVGNTLRFNVLANKEEIQTMKLIGATDSFILRPYLYTGMWFGVLGATIAWLVTALITVVMNNAVEQLASLYDSQFRLIGLNWDESLLLIITGSLLGCIAARFSAQRHLKEIEPV
- the rpoH gene encoding RNA polymerase sigma factor RpoH — protein: MTKEAYPMALVTQDSLDSYIRSVNSYPMLTPDEERGLAERLHYNGEIDAAKGLILSHLRFVVHVARGYSGYGLPMADLVQEGNIGLMKAVKRFNPEVGVRLVSFAVHWIKAEIHEYVLRNWRIVKIATTKAQRKLFFNLRKSKKRLGWFNNGEVETVARELGVEPSEVREMESRLAAVDSTFDMPMDDDDSSNSYTAPMVYLEDKSSDVADNIEAANWETHTNNRLGHALASLDERSQRIVRSRWLDDEKATLQDLADEFGVSAERIRQLEKNAMKKLKLAVGEF
- the glpE gene encoding thiosulfate sulfurtransferase GlpE — encoded protein: MDQFQHIDVQGAQTLLEQSEARLVDIRDPQSFAVAHAESAFHLTNDSIVSFMDEVEFEQPILVMCYHGISSQGAAQYLVNQGFEQVYSVDGGFEAWQRAELPIVRS
- the glpG gene encoding rhomboid family intramembrane serine protease GlpG, producing MKRLVTLNNPRMAQAFIDYMASRQVDIQIMPEGEGQFALWLTDAQHEVEVEAELKQFLANPSDPKYSAASWNVADTRKSKFHYASPSIMGMIKAKAGPVTLAIMITCAAIYLLQLLGFGRGVFDWLHFPAFEGQQWQLWRWISHALLHFSITHIVFNLLWWWQFGGDIERRLGSGKLLQLFVISAALSGAGQFYVEGANFGGLSGVVYALLGYLWILGYRLPHLGLTLPKPIIGFMLVWLVLGFVQPFMAIANTAHLVGLISGMAIAVFDSGKQKYQQA
- a CDS encoding flagellar basal body-associated protein FliL; the encoded protein is MYKRYVAQIIVALSLLISSPTWAEKEETGPQLAYFTLEPDLTTNFYTKGNKLGYVQVRIDIMVMSQQDLAVVEHHQPLIRDAAIELLGKQTEDTIKSLSGREDLRKTLVQELNETLLPETGKTIIADLLFTKYLYQ
- a CDS encoding chorismate lyase, with protein sequence MNQPTSLYLTSLLEVEWQNPEEFEFPNEFAKHWLEEQGSLSRRLGQHCQRLTVELLHNQIVTAKTLKQDESQLLSEQDCLLREVILCGDNTDWVIGRTLIPRTTLVDQQYDLAQQGDIPLGLTVFSADNVERDALQMGWVSLPHGRFLARRSRLWMNHKPMLVAEVFLPNSPVYAKEKV